Proteins encoded by one window of Geobacter sp. DSM 9736:
- a CDS encoding M4 family metallopeptidase: protein MQVFRKVHIPFLVIVFCLMSYSLAVADFISKTGGYFNTPVYIDNPGSHTSTVTVSGIPSGAKITNVKVVYAYHHCPYDRLKVTLSKSKADVQPIEIMDDWTPAYVTPNYTYNDSKYFENANPNDSWSITMAISSNGCPNANCNPAYHGHEGYFYEWTITITYDPPPPVVDPPAPTVPPVTAAPPLTTPNRFFTGTTSGSYVNLTWGTVPGAERFKLEISPRSNFDWNTYYIKTSYLGWPWLQTDAPLSGQLGVFHWRVQAYNSNSIGPFSETRKFFNGPSMECFPEIVLSNRLFNTCYDFGSKNYLLKDITTRKKLSGIKNVIGEGGEMQDTASITTEAYGIAGPMQDSDNVWNDPTHLSAIDAHVNSSIVYAHILKTFLLPSPAGDGRSMINIVEETKYADGSPCSNRAYYSWYNSSQTSDSTVRYCVGLPPPNIDVVAHEWAHAVSSRASLIRGYNQPIGTFGEGAALEEAFADCMAIFVKQRSQGGGSWMLDFGQGQAKHDFVNPLNSSPPQAAFYGGKNWSYTMPGSVCTPTPDNNECGTYINAGVFNKMFYILSEGGEGVQPIGIDKAIQIVYKSSREKWKRSTPRSDFTFREARQGMIIAAEDLYPGSTEAEQVNKAWAAVGVTSTTTPQALWFRLTLPALMSGILLF from the coding sequence ATGCAGGTTTTTCGGAAGGTACACATCCCATTCTTGGTTATTGTGTTTTGCTTGATGAGCTATTCCCTTGCTGTTGCGGACTTTATATCAAAAACGGGCGGATACTTCAATACACCGGTGTATATTGACAATCCTGGCAGTCATACCTCAACTGTAACAGTAAGTGGCATACCTAGTGGTGCTAAAATAACAAATGTGAAAGTAGTCTACGCTTATCATCACTGTCCATATGATCGTTTGAAAGTAACTTTGTCGAAAAGTAAAGCCGATGTTCAGCCAATTGAGATCATGGATGATTGGACACCAGCATACGTCACACCGAATTATACATACAATGACAGTAAATATTTTGAAAATGCTAATCCAAATGATAGCTGGTCAATTACGATGGCGATATCAAGTAACGGTTGTCCCAATGCCAATTGTAACCCAGCGTACCATGGGCATGAGGGCTATTTTTATGAATGGACTATCACTATAACCTATGATCCGCCACCACCAGTTGTTGATCCACCTGCCCCAACCGTACCGCCAGTTACTGCAGCTCCGCCACTGACCACTCCCAATCGATTCTTTACAGGAACAACTTCTGGTAGCTATGTTAATCTAACTTGGGGAACAGTACCGGGTGCTGAAAGATTTAAGCTGGAAATATCTCCTCGCTCTAATTTTGATTGGAATACGTATTATATAAAGACATCATATTTGGGATGGCCATGGTTACAAACCGACGCTCCCTTAAGTGGCCAGTTAGGTGTATTTCATTGGCGCGTTCAAGCTTACAATAGTAACAGTATTGGTCCTTTTTCAGAGACACGTAAATTCTTTAATGGTCCTTCAATGGAATGTTTTCCAGAGATAGTTTTATCCAACAGATTATTTAATACTTGTTATGATTTTGGTTCTAAAAACTATTTGCTTAAAGATATAACAACGCGTAAAAAATTAAGCGGCATTAAAAATGTCATTGGTGAGGGAGGTGAAATGCAGGATACTGCCTCTATCACAACCGAAGCATATGGCATCGCAGGTCCAATGCAAGATTCAGATAATGTATGGAATGATCCTACACACCTATCAGCGATTGATGCACATGTAAATTCATCTATTGTATACGCACATATCTTAAAAACATTCCTCCTTCCTTCACCTGCTGGTGATGGTCGTAGCATGATAAACATCGTTGAAGAAACAAAATACGCAGATGGGAGTCCATGCTCTAATAGGGCCTATTATTCTTGGTATAATTCTAGTCAGACGTCCGATTCGACTGTCAGGTACTGCGTTGGATTACCACCTCCAAACATAGACGTTGTTGCGCATGAATGGGCTCATGCGGTTAGTAGCAGGGCATCACTCATTCGAGGTTATAACCAGCCTATCGGAACGTTTGGGGAAGGTGCGGCTTTGGAGGAAGCATTTGCTGATTGTATGGCTATTTTTGTGAAGCAGCGTTCCCAAGGGGGCGGAAGTTGGATGCTTGATTTTGGGCAGGGCCAAGCAAAACATGACTTTGTAAACCCGTTAAACTCATCGCCCCCTCAGGCTGCATTTTATGGTGGAAAAAATTGGAGCTATACAATGCCAGGATCCGTTTGCACTCCAACACCTGATAATAATGAATGCGGTACCTACATAAATGCCGGCGTCTTCAATAAAATGTTCTACATACTTTCTGAGGGCGGAGAAGGTGTACAACCTATTGGTATCGATAAAGCTATCCAAATTGTATATAAGTCAAGCCGAGAAAAATGGAAGCGATCTACGCCAAGATCAGATTTTACCTTCAGGGAAGCAAGACAGGGTATGATTATTGCCGCTGAGGATTTATACCCAGGATCTACTGAGGCTGAACAGGTCAATAAAGCTTGGGCAGCTGTCGGCGTAACTAGTACTACAACGCCACAGGCCCTGTGGTTCAGGCTTACGCTTCCGGCACTTATGTCTGGGATATTGCTATTCTAG
- a CDS encoding IS630 family transposase, translating into MGKTKNTEQAGKTSETTRRHAMRRLTAGTSPSLVAKVYGVHRSTVYNWIKRYKAGELEGLKDRPITGRPRKLGISDEMAVFRAITRKDPLHYNLEAALWTVDTVRDCIRQKFSIEVSKVLVGRLFKKLGLSAPAPLKRIYRLNPRRIERWQSEEFPTIVKLARQEKATVYFTYVTEVKSDWLRENESRPHQGLLMMSAITGKGSIRFLLLKGKKPTSDRFLKFLERLIHGANRPMWLIVDGHEYQRSHHVLNFVASTRGRLKLIFLPLYRPGYD; encoded by the coding sequence ATGGGAAAAACCAAAAATACCGAACAAGCCGGAAAGACGAGCGAGACAACCCGGCGCCACGCCATGCGCCGCCTCACGGCGGGAACAAGCCCCAGCCTTGTCGCCAAGGTTTATGGCGTCCATCGTTCGACCGTCTACAACTGGATCAAAAGGTATAAGGCTGGGGAGCTGGAAGGACTGAAAGACCGGCCTATCACCGGACGGCCGAGAAAGCTGGGGATTTCAGATGAAATGGCGGTATTCCGAGCGATAACCAGAAAGGACCCCCTACACTACAACCTGGAGGCGGCCCTCTGGACCGTTGACACGGTCCGCGACTGTATCCGGCAGAAGTTTTCGATCGAGGTGAGCAAGGTCTTAGTAGGACGGCTATTCAAAAAGCTGGGGTTGTCAGCGCCGGCGCCCCTGAAACGAATCTACCGGCTGAACCCGCGGCGGATCGAGCGGTGGCAGAGTGAGGAGTTTCCGACAATCGTGAAACTGGCCAGGCAAGAGAAGGCAACGGTCTATTTCACGTATGTAACGGAGGTAAAGTCGGACTGGCTGCGTGAGAATGAGTCGAGACCTCATCAAGGTCTCCTGATGATGTCGGCTATTACCGGCAAGGGCAGCATCCGGTTCCTCCTTTTAAAAGGAAAAAAACCCACATCGGACCGGTTCCTCAAATTCCTCGAGCGGCTGATACATGGCGCGAATAGGCCTATGTGGCTGATCGTGGACGGACATGAATATCAGCGTTCGCACCACGTCCTCAATTTCGTGGCGTCAACCCGTGGGCGCCTCAAGCTGATCTTCCTGCCGCTCTACAGGCCCGGGTACGACTAG
- a CDS encoding amidohydrolase family protein translates to MSDFEKEQFPFPTSIPAEDGIIQGPEQRRVEGVLLDLADSLSSRLGISRRRFLSTASGMAAAFLAMNAVHGSLFSVDPAEAADPKAAAERLRTLHNQFIFDVQTHFVSDRYTGTGLLGLRELAKEWNPEIKGRQTLESIRYENYVREVFRKSDTSVALLSSAPADNPASWFLHNPEIMAAREKINAAAGSRRLLAHAIFTPGQPGWLEKLDEAAAMKPDSWKGYTLGSPSGSKWPWRLDDEDLVYPAYDKMLKAQIPIVCIHKGLLPSRLRKTGTQWQYAGPGDIGGAAKAWPQLTFVIYHSAIRSGSPPTRKEAARFEKTGYIPWVSELAKIPGKWGVTNLYAELGSVFAVTAISNPRYCAGILGTLIKGFGHERVLWGTDSVWYGSPQWQIEALRRLEIPEDLRRRFGFRELGPADGPVKRAILGGNAARLYGIKAETASYGHDRIAAWKHREEGAAEARMAGY, encoded by the coding sequence GTGTCCGATTTCGAAAAAGAACAATTTCCCTTCCCCACGTCAATTCCCGCCGAGGATGGCATCATTCAGGGGCCGGAGCAGCGGCGAGTCGAAGGGGTGCTCCTTGATCTGGCGGATTCGCTTTCGAGCCGGCTCGGCATCTCACGCCGCCGGTTTCTCTCCACCGCCTCGGGAATGGCGGCGGCATTTCTCGCCATGAACGCCGTGCACGGTTCGCTCTTTTCCGTCGATCCCGCGGAAGCGGCCGACCCCAAGGCAGCGGCAGAGAGGCTTCGAACCTTGCACAACCAGTTCATCTTCGACGTTCAGACCCACTTCGTCAGCGACCGTTATACCGGCACCGGGCTTCTCGGACTTCGGGAACTTGCAAAGGAGTGGAATCCGGAGATCAAGGGGAGGCAGACACTCGAGAGCATCCGTTACGAAAACTACGTGAGAGAGGTCTTCCGGAAAAGCGACACAAGCGTGGCTCTCCTCTCCAGTGCTCCGGCCGACAATCCTGCATCCTGGTTCCTCCACAACCCTGAAATAATGGCCGCCCGTGAAAAGATCAATGCGGCGGCGGGTTCGCGGAGATTGCTGGCCCATGCGATCTTCACCCCCGGTCAGCCGGGATGGCTCGAGAAGCTGGACGAGGCAGCGGCGATGAAACCGGACAGCTGGAAGGGCTACACCCTCGGCTCTCCGTCAGGATCGAAATGGCCGTGGCGGCTGGACGACGAGGATCTCGTTTATCCGGCATATGACAAAATGCTGAAGGCGCAGATCCCCATTGTCTGCATACACAAGGGACTTCTTCCGAGCAGGCTGCGAAAGACGGGGACTCAGTGGCAATATGCGGGGCCGGGCGACATAGGCGGGGCGGCGAAAGCGTGGCCGCAGCTGACCTTCGTAATCTACCATTCCGCCATCCGATCGGGTTCTCCCCCGACCAGGAAGGAAGCGGCGCGGTTCGAAAAAACCGGCTACATCCCATGGGTATCGGAGCTGGCAAAAATTCCGGGGAAATGGGGCGTGACGAATCTTTACGCAGAATTGGGTTCGGTTTTCGCGGTCACCGCCATAAGCAATCCACGATACTGTGCAGGCATCCTCGGAACGTTGATCAAGGGATTCGGCCACGAGCGCGTTCTCTGGGGAACCGATTCGGTCTGGTACGGCTCCCCCCAGTGGCAGATCGAGGCACTGAGGCGGCTGGAAATTCCTGAAGATCTGCGCCGCAGGTTCGGCTTTCGGGAACTGGGACCGGCGGACGGGCCGGTGAAGAGGGCGATACTGGGAGGGAATGCCGCGCGTCTGTACGGCATCAAGGCGGAAACGGCATCGTACGGCCATGACAGGATCGCCGCATGGAAGCATCGAGAAGAAGGAGCCGCAGAAGCCCGAATGGCAGGTTACTAG
- a CDS encoding ChaN family lipoprotein: MNPMISILKVSCCLLMLVVLASCASFPLLDTGGIRRMADGRLVSFQEMIGELKNDRLIFVGELHDDRTHHALQLEVIKALRAAGKQVAIGIEMFSWPSQQALNAWVAREIDLLDFMQVYRQNWTISWEQYDTIFLYARNHGIPMRGLNVPQEIARKVYRSGFASLTEAEKSLLPPGITCRIDTPYMKFVRDMYFGHGMGGSSFEHFCEAQSVRNQTMAWLAVEYLTKNPERVMVVVTGVGHAMKRGVPEEVSQLTTMPYKVVLPMLSPEAMRNLKRGDADYVVAY, from the coding sequence ATGAATCCGATGATCTCGATCCTGAAGGTTTCGTGCTGCCTGTTGATGCTGGTGGTTCTTGCTTCGTGCGCTTCGTTTCCCCTGCTCGATACTGGGGGGATCAGGCGCATGGCCGACGGACGGCTGGTCTCGTTCCAGGAGATGATCGGTGAGCTTAAGAACGACCGTCTCATATTCGTCGGCGAACTCCACGACGACCGCACTCACCATGCCTTGCAGCTGGAGGTGATCAAGGCCCTTCGGGCAGCGGGCAAGCAGGTAGCAATAGGGATCGAGATGTTCAGCTGGCCCAGCCAGCAGGCCCTCAACGCGTGGGTAGCCCGAGAAATCGATCTACTGGATTTCATGCAGGTGTACCGTCAGAACTGGACCATTTCCTGGGAGCAGTACGACACAATATTCCTCTATGCCCGTAATCATGGAATACCGATGAGAGGGCTCAACGTGCCCCAGGAGATAGCCCGGAAGGTTTATCGCAGCGGTTTCGCTTCCCTTACCGAAGCAGAGAAGTCGCTGCTCCCTCCGGGTATTACCTGCCGCATCGATACTCCCTACATGAAATTCGTCCGCGACATGTATTTTGGACACGGCATGGGAGGCTCTTCCTTCGAACACTTCTGTGAGGCGCAGTCGGTGCGCAACCAGACCATGGCGTGGCTCGCGGTGGAGTATCTCACGAAGAACCCCGAGCGGGTGATGGTGGTGGTAACCGGTGTGGGACACGCAATGAAGCGGGGGGTCCCCGAGGAGGTGTCCCAGCTGACGACGATGCCGTACAAGGTGGTGCTTCCGATGCTGTCGCCTGAGGCGATGAGGAATCTGAAGCGGGGGGATGCGGATTATGTGGTGGCGTATTGA